From Streptomyces sp. NBC_00683, one genomic window encodes:
- a CDS encoding S16 family serine protease, with the protein MLLRLSRPRILALCALPVLALFGTAAFAPLPFTLAQPGTTADVLGDDQGKPVITIKGAPTRATDGELRMTTIVATGPEADVGIGDVVDSWFRTDRAVMPRDSVYPTGGSEKEIEQHNLQDMEESQDVAVDAALKYLGKAPGSVDITLHLADVGGPSAGLFFSLGIIDKLAGDGSGGDLTGGRTVAGTGTIEANGAVGAVGGVSLKTQAARRDGATVFLVPRAECKEAKAEQPKGLRLIPVTTLKNAVSSLKALEQGDKVPSC; encoded by the coding sequence GTGCTCCTTCGTCTCTCGCGCCCCCGCATCCTCGCCCTCTGCGCGCTGCCGGTCCTCGCCCTGTTCGGTACGGCCGCCTTCGCGCCGCTGCCGTTCACCCTGGCGCAGCCCGGGACGACCGCGGACGTCCTCGGGGACGACCAGGGGAAGCCGGTCATCACGATCAAGGGTGCGCCGACCCGCGCCACCGACGGCGAGCTGCGGATGACGACCATCGTCGCCACCGGGCCGGAGGCCGACGTCGGGATCGGTGACGTGGTCGACAGCTGGTTCAGGACGGACCGCGCGGTCATGCCCCGCGACTCCGTCTACCCGACCGGCGGTTCCGAGAAGGAGATCGAGCAGCACAATCTCCAGGACATGGAGGAGTCGCAGGACGTCGCCGTCGACGCGGCCCTGAAGTACCTCGGCAAGGCCCCCGGTTCGGTCGACATCACCCTGCACCTCGCGGACGTCGGCGGCCCCAGCGCGGGCCTGTTCTTCTCGCTCGGCATCATCGACAAGCTCGCGGGCGACGGCTCCGGCGGCGACCTGACCGGTGGCCGTACCGTCGCCGGTACGGGGACGATCGAGGCCAACGGCGCGGTCGGTGCTGTCGGCGGGGTCTCCCTGAAGACGCAGGCAGCCCGGCGTGACGGTGCGACCGTCTTCCTCGTGCCCAGGGCGGAGTGCAAGGAAGCGAAGGCGGAGCAGCCGAAGGGCCTGCGGCTGATCCCCGTCACGACACTGAAGAACGCGGTGTCCTCGCTGAAGGCTCTGGAGCAGGGGGACAAGGTCCCGAGCTGCTGA